In Elaeis guineensis isolate ETL-2024a chromosome 1, EG11, whole genome shotgun sequence, a genomic segment contains:
- the LOC105038342 gene encoding exocyst complex component SEC5B isoform X2, whose amino-acid sequence MVIDNKSLRLITEASVSSPVSRDRTEPLDPSTREKVMYSSPNFDPKVFLSRVHQETSAADLESGALTLKTDLRGRTQEKKQLVKENFDCFVSCKTTIDDIESKLRQIEEDPEGAGTAHLHQSTQNISAVANRAFEPLFERQVQAEKIRSVQGMLQRFRTLFNLPSAIRGSISKGEYDLAVREYRKAKSIVLPSHVGILKRVLEEVEKVMQEFRGMLYKSMEDPELDLADLENIARLLLELEPDSDPLWYYLNIQNRRIRGLLEKCTLDHEGWMEILHNEMREKMQSDTRWRQLQQDSNKSLDVDSSIGDSLPVNSQLVNMMGEKVDALRGRYIRRLAAVLIHHMPAFWRLALSVFSGKFAKVTAGNTLLDSDANAKPAANRSEDKVGEVKYSSHSLEEVAAMVHDTISAFELKVHNTFRDFEESNILRPFMGDTIRDIAKTCQALEGKESAPPTAVKNLRTLHFEITKIYILRLCSWMRATTKEIVKDETWVPLSTLERNKSPYAISYLPLAFRAMTMSAMGRIDVMIQNLRGEATKSDDILENVQEIQESVRLAFLSCFLDFAGYIERIGGEISQSKSKKESNHLQNGYADGFDGKSSSIHVDGDAAADCHKKLLIVLSNIGYCKDELSHSLYDKYKHIWLQYRDNDEQYADKKDLVTSFSALEEKILEQYTFAKSNLIRTAALNYLLDSGVQWGAATNVKGIRDATIELLHILVSVHAEVFSGARPLLEKTLGILVEGLIDTFLSLFHENKTKDLKSLDTSGFCQLMLELEYFETVLHTYFSPDAHEALKSLQGLLLEKACESANETSENPGHHRRATRGSEDAMADDRQQGPTVPPDDLIALAQQYSTELLEGELERTRLNIACFLESSLRSNSAPEATKPAYPSFQGPAASPRYRRQQTANSPAVSRRRR is encoded by the exons AT GGTAATAGATAACAAATCTTTGAGGCTAATTACTGAAGCTTCAGTAAGCTCACCAGTTTCTCGAGATAGGACTGAGCCATTGGATCCCAGTACTCGAG AAAAAGTAATGTATTCTTCTCCAAATTTTGATCCCAAGGTTTTTCTTTCACGGGTTCACCAAGAGACAAGTGCTGCAGATTTAGAATCTGGTGCCCTTACTTTAAAAACTGATCTTAGAGGAAGGACACAGGAGAAAAAGCAGCTCGTGAAGGAGAATTTTGATTGCTTTGTCTCTTGCAAAACCACAATTGATG ATATTGAGTCGAAACTGAGGCAGATAGAGGAAGATCCGGAAGGTGCAGGTACTGCTCACTTGCATCAAAGCACACAAAATATCAGTGCAGTAGCAAATCGTGCATTTGAGCCTCTATTTGAGAGGCAG GTGCAAGCTGAGAAAATCAGATCAGTTCAAGGAATGCTTCAGAGGTTCCGTACACTGTTCAATCTGCCGAGTGCAATTCGTGGGAGCATTAGTAAAGGCGAATATGATTTAGCTGTTAGAGAGTATAGGAAAGCGAAGTCAATTGTGCTTCCTTCTCAC GTGGGAATACTAAAACGTGTACTTGAGGAGGTGGAAAAAGTGATGCAGGAGTTTAGGGGCATGCTTTATAAATCAATGGAAGATCCAGAGCTTGATCTAGCTGAT CTTGAGAACATTGCTAGGCTATTGCTGGAGTTGGAGCCTGATTCAGATCCCTTGTGGTATTATCTTAACATTCAG AATCGCAGGATTCGAGGTTTGCTTGAAAAGTGCACTTTAGATCATGAGGGATGGATGGAAATTTTGCATAATGAGATGCGGGAAAAAATGCAATCTGATACAAGATGGAGGCAACTCCAACAGGACTCTAATAAATCT TTAGATGTTGATTCGTCCATAGGTGACTCTCTTCCAGTTAATTCACAGCTGGTAAATATGATGGGGGAAAAAGTGGATGCTTTAAGAGGAAGGTATATTCGCAGGTTAGCTGCTGTACTTATCCACCACATGCCAGCATTCTGGAGATTAGCTCTATCTGTGTTCAGTGGAAAGTTTGCGAAG GTCACTGCTGGCAATACACTTCTTGATTCTGACGCAAATGCTAAACCTGCCGCAAATAGGAGCGAGGATAAAGTTGGTGAGGTGAAATACTCGAGCCATTCTCTTGAAGAGGTTGCTGCCATGGTTCATGATACTATATCTGCATTTGAGCTCAAG GTCCACAATACATTTCGTGATTTTGAAGAATCAAACATTCTTCGCCCATTCATGGGTGATACTATAAGGGACATAGCTAAAACATGTCAGGCTCTCGAGGGGAAAGAGTCTGCTCCTCCAACTGCTG TAAAAAATTTGCGGACCCTTCATTTTGAAATCACAAAGATTTATATACTAAGGCTCTGCTCATGGATGCGGGCAACAACCAAGGAGATAGTCAAAGATGAAACATGGGTTCCTTTATCTACTCTGGAAAGAAATAAGTCTCCATATGCAATTTCTTACTTGCCCTTGGCATTTCGAGCAATGACAATGTCAGCTATGGGCCGGATTGATGT TATGATTCAGAATCTGAGGGGTGAAGCAACTAAGTCAGATGACATTTTAGAAAACGTTCAAGAAATTCAAGAATCAGTTAGACTTGCATTTCTCAGTTGTTTCCTGGATTTTGCTG GTTATATTGAACGAATCGGAGGTGAAATCTCACAGAGTAAATCAAAAAAAGAAAGCAATCACTTGCAGAATGGATATGCAGATGGTTTTGACGGAAAGTCATCTAGCATTCATGTCGATGGTGATGCTGCTGCTGATTGCCACAAAAAGCTGTTAATAGTTCTGAGTAACATAGGCTATTGTAAAGATGAGCTGTCGCATAGCTTGTATGACAAGTACAAGCACATATGGCTGCAATACAG GGATAATGATGAACAATATGCTGATAAAAAAGACCTAGTAACATCATTTTCCGCACTCGAAGAGAAGATCCTCGAACAGTATACATTTGCAAAG TCAAACTTGATTAGGACTGCAGCTTTAAACTATCTGTTGGATTCTGGGGTTCAATGGGGAGCAGCAACTAATGTGAAG GGTATTCGAGATGCAACAATTGAGTTACTACACATCCTTGTGTCCGTGCATGCAGAG GTATTTTCTGGTGCTAGGCCATTGTTGGAAAAGACATTGGGCATTTTGGTGGAGGGCTTGATTGACACATTTCTCAGCCTTTTCCATGAAAACAAAACTAAAGATCTCAAATCTTTGGACACAAGTGGCTTCTGTCAGCTCATGCTTGAG CTTGAATATTTTGAAACTGTTTTGCACACATATTTCTCGCCGGATGCACATGAAGCATTGAAGTCTTTACAAGGATTATTACTAGAAAAGGCTTGTGAGAGTGCAAATGAGACTTCTGAGAATCCAGGACACCACCGCCGAGCAACTCGTGGGAGTGAAGATGCCATGGCAGATGATCGGCAACAAGGACCTACAGTGCCCCCAGATGATTTAATT GCACTTGCACAACAATATAGCACAGAACTTCTCGAAGGGGAACTAGAGAGGACTCGCTTAAACATTGCATGTTTCCTGGAATCTTCACTTCGGTCGAATTCTGCCCCAGAAGCCACAAAACCTGCTTACCCTTCCTTCCAAGGGCCGGCTGCTTCTCCAAGATACAGGAGGCAGCAAACAGCAAATTCTCCAGCAGTCTCTCGTAGACGCAGATGA
- the LOC105038342 gene encoding exocyst complex component SEC5A isoform X1: MASDSDIDEDELLQIALKEQAERDLSYQKPSKASKPVVNLVQAPRPPPSMAKGQGNPNPNARGGAAVGKGQRRPSRGGADDDDDSEVELLSISSGDEDASRDRGPPQRNRQRKASRDEGDWDGDEPRSWKKVDEAELARRVREMRETRAAPAQSLDQKGTAVGRKALTNLQSLPRGVEVLDPLGLGVIDNKSLRLITEASVSSPVSRDRTEPLDPSTREKVMYSSPNFDPKVFLSRVHQETSAADLESGALTLKTDLRGRTQEKKQLVKENFDCFVSCKTTIDDIESKLRQIEEDPEGAGTAHLHQSTQNISAVANRAFEPLFERQVQAEKIRSVQGMLQRFRTLFNLPSAIRGSISKGEYDLAVREYRKAKSIVLPSHVGILKRVLEEVEKVMQEFRGMLYKSMEDPELDLADLENIARLLLELEPDSDPLWYYLNIQNRRIRGLLEKCTLDHEGWMEILHNEMREKMQSDTRWRQLQQDSNKSLDVDSSIGDSLPVNSQLVNMMGEKVDALRGRYIRRLAAVLIHHMPAFWRLALSVFSGKFAKVTAGNTLLDSDANAKPAANRSEDKVGEVKYSSHSLEEVAAMVHDTISAFELKVHNTFRDFEESNILRPFMGDTIRDIAKTCQALEGKESAPPTAVKNLRTLHFEITKIYILRLCSWMRATTKEIVKDETWVPLSTLERNKSPYAISYLPLAFRAMTMSAMGRIDVMIQNLRGEATKSDDILENVQEIQESVRLAFLSCFLDFAGYIERIGGEISQSKSKKESNHLQNGYADGFDGKSSSIHVDGDAAADCHKKLLIVLSNIGYCKDELSHSLYDKYKHIWLQYRDNDEQYADKKDLVTSFSALEEKILEQYTFAKSNLIRTAALNYLLDSGVQWGAATNVKGIRDATIELLHILVSVHAEVFSGARPLLEKTLGILVEGLIDTFLSLFHENKTKDLKSLDTSGFCQLMLELEYFETVLHTYFSPDAHEALKSLQGLLLEKACESANETSENPGHHRRATRGSEDAMADDRQQGPTVPPDDLIALAQQYSTELLEGELERTRLNIACFLESSLRSNSAPEATKPAYPSFQGPAASPRYRRQQTANSPAVSRRRR, translated from the exons ATGGCGAGCGATAGCGATATCGACGAGGACGAGCTCCTCCAGATCGCTCTAAAGGAGCAGGCGGAGCGCGATTTGAGCTACCAGAAGCCGTCCAAGGCCTCGAAGCCCGTCGTCAACCTCGTCCAAGCGCCCCGGCCACCGCCGTCGATGGCCAAGGGCCAGGGCAACCCTAACCCTAACGCTAGGGGCGGTGCCGCTGTGGGCAAGGGGCAGCGTCGGCCGAGCAGGGGCGGCGCGGACGATGACGACGACTCCGAGGTCGAGTTGCTCAGCATCTCGTCCGGTGATGAGGATGCCTCCAGGGATCGCGGGCCCCCGCAGCGGAATCGGCAGCGGAAGGCGTCAAGGGACGAGGGGGATTGGGACGGGGACGAGCCGAGGAGCTGGAAGAAGGTCGACGAGGCCGAG CTAGCTCGTAGAGTCCGGGAAATGCGCGAGACAAGGGCAGCACCTGCTCAAAGCTTAGATCAAAAAGGGACAGCAGTAGGTCGGAAGGCGCTTACCAATCTACAATCTTTACCTCGAGGAGTGGAAGTTCTAGATCCACTGGGACTAGG GGTAATAGATAACAAATCTTTGAGGCTAATTACTGAAGCTTCAGTAAGCTCACCAGTTTCTCGAGATAGGACTGAGCCATTGGATCCCAGTACTCGAG AAAAAGTAATGTATTCTTCTCCAAATTTTGATCCCAAGGTTTTTCTTTCACGGGTTCACCAAGAGACAAGTGCTGCAGATTTAGAATCTGGTGCCCTTACTTTAAAAACTGATCTTAGAGGAAGGACACAGGAGAAAAAGCAGCTCGTGAAGGAGAATTTTGATTGCTTTGTCTCTTGCAAAACCACAATTGATG ATATTGAGTCGAAACTGAGGCAGATAGAGGAAGATCCGGAAGGTGCAGGTACTGCTCACTTGCATCAAAGCACACAAAATATCAGTGCAGTAGCAAATCGTGCATTTGAGCCTCTATTTGAGAGGCAG GTGCAAGCTGAGAAAATCAGATCAGTTCAAGGAATGCTTCAGAGGTTCCGTACACTGTTCAATCTGCCGAGTGCAATTCGTGGGAGCATTAGTAAAGGCGAATATGATTTAGCTGTTAGAGAGTATAGGAAAGCGAAGTCAATTGTGCTTCCTTCTCAC GTGGGAATACTAAAACGTGTACTTGAGGAGGTGGAAAAAGTGATGCAGGAGTTTAGGGGCATGCTTTATAAATCAATGGAAGATCCAGAGCTTGATCTAGCTGAT CTTGAGAACATTGCTAGGCTATTGCTGGAGTTGGAGCCTGATTCAGATCCCTTGTGGTATTATCTTAACATTCAG AATCGCAGGATTCGAGGTTTGCTTGAAAAGTGCACTTTAGATCATGAGGGATGGATGGAAATTTTGCATAATGAGATGCGGGAAAAAATGCAATCTGATACAAGATGGAGGCAACTCCAACAGGACTCTAATAAATCT TTAGATGTTGATTCGTCCATAGGTGACTCTCTTCCAGTTAATTCACAGCTGGTAAATATGATGGGGGAAAAAGTGGATGCTTTAAGAGGAAGGTATATTCGCAGGTTAGCTGCTGTACTTATCCACCACATGCCAGCATTCTGGAGATTAGCTCTATCTGTGTTCAGTGGAAAGTTTGCGAAG GTCACTGCTGGCAATACACTTCTTGATTCTGACGCAAATGCTAAACCTGCCGCAAATAGGAGCGAGGATAAAGTTGGTGAGGTGAAATACTCGAGCCATTCTCTTGAAGAGGTTGCTGCCATGGTTCATGATACTATATCTGCATTTGAGCTCAAG GTCCACAATACATTTCGTGATTTTGAAGAATCAAACATTCTTCGCCCATTCATGGGTGATACTATAAGGGACATAGCTAAAACATGTCAGGCTCTCGAGGGGAAAGAGTCTGCTCCTCCAACTGCTG TAAAAAATTTGCGGACCCTTCATTTTGAAATCACAAAGATTTATATACTAAGGCTCTGCTCATGGATGCGGGCAACAACCAAGGAGATAGTCAAAGATGAAACATGGGTTCCTTTATCTACTCTGGAAAGAAATAAGTCTCCATATGCAATTTCTTACTTGCCCTTGGCATTTCGAGCAATGACAATGTCAGCTATGGGCCGGATTGATGT TATGATTCAGAATCTGAGGGGTGAAGCAACTAAGTCAGATGACATTTTAGAAAACGTTCAAGAAATTCAAGAATCAGTTAGACTTGCATTTCTCAGTTGTTTCCTGGATTTTGCTG GTTATATTGAACGAATCGGAGGTGAAATCTCACAGAGTAAATCAAAAAAAGAAAGCAATCACTTGCAGAATGGATATGCAGATGGTTTTGACGGAAAGTCATCTAGCATTCATGTCGATGGTGATGCTGCTGCTGATTGCCACAAAAAGCTGTTAATAGTTCTGAGTAACATAGGCTATTGTAAAGATGAGCTGTCGCATAGCTTGTATGACAAGTACAAGCACATATGGCTGCAATACAG GGATAATGATGAACAATATGCTGATAAAAAAGACCTAGTAACATCATTTTCCGCACTCGAAGAGAAGATCCTCGAACAGTATACATTTGCAAAG TCAAACTTGATTAGGACTGCAGCTTTAAACTATCTGTTGGATTCTGGGGTTCAATGGGGAGCAGCAACTAATGTGAAG GGTATTCGAGATGCAACAATTGAGTTACTACACATCCTTGTGTCCGTGCATGCAGAG GTATTTTCTGGTGCTAGGCCATTGTTGGAAAAGACATTGGGCATTTTGGTGGAGGGCTTGATTGACACATTTCTCAGCCTTTTCCATGAAAACAAAACTAAAGATCTCAAATCTTTGGACACAAGTGGCTTCTGTCAGCTCATGCTTGAG CTTGAATATTTTGAAACTGTTTTGCACACATATTTCTCGCCGGATGCACATGAAGCATTGAAGTCTTTACAAGGATTATTACTAGAAAAGGCTTGTGAGAGTGCAAATGAGACTTCTGAGAATCCAGGACACCACCGCCGAGCAACTCGTGGGAGTGAAGATGCCATGGCAGATGATCGGCAACAAGGACCTACAGTGCCCCCAGATGATTTAATT GCACTTGCACAACAATATAGCACAGAACTTCTCGAAGGGGAACTAGAGAGGACTCGCTTAAACATTGCATGTTTCCTGGAATCTTCACTTCGGTCGAATTCTGCCCCAGAAGCCACAAAACCTGCTTACCCTTCCTTCCAAGGGCCGGCTGCTTCTCCAAGATACAGGAGGCAGCAAACAGCAAATTCTCCAGCAGTCTCTCGTAGACGCAGATGA